The DNA region ACGGCTCTTTGCTGGACGAGGGGGGAGCTGGCCACGGCAGTGTGTTGGTGTTACACTCCCTGCAGCCACAACACGCTGGGCAGTACTCGTGTCGTGCCAGCAGCCCTGCCGGTTCCATTAAATCCCAGCCAGCCACACTCACCGTGACAGGTGAGGGAACACAACTCCTCAGCTAACTATCGCTCACCTTACCTCCTCCCCTCCGCGACGCCGGGGCATCCAAACCCAGGTGCAGCTTAAACAGGAACAAAGCTCCAGTGAATTCCACCAGCTCAAAGTGCCGCTGTGCGGACAGCCGTTACTGAGCAATAACTATTAACCCCCACAATGAGTGGAGGAGTGTGGACATTTCCCATCCAAATGAGGACTGCTAATCTGGCACAGGCCCTCTCTCGGTACAGGAGACACAGTTTGATTGCAGCTTCTCTGATGGGACATCTCCCTTCCATTGCCGCCCGTTGATGGGTTCATGCCCACTGCTCTGCCCCTCCTGAGTCCACAGCCAGTCTCCTAGTGCAGAGCCGTCTCACTGGCCCTCCCCTGTCAGCACGATCCCTCCCAGTGTGGGATGTTCCAGTACTAAAGCTGTGGCTCCTGCACGTTGCCATGGAAGTTTCCTGATGGCCTCACATTCTCCACGTCCTCCTGGTGGAGCTGTCCCCACAGGCCTGCTGGGGACCCCGTGAGCGTGAGGTCAGGATGATGATGTTTGCACGTGGTTCAGAGCCACATCATCCCTTTCCTGAAGCCTTCAACTGCTCTGACAATTGCACCTGCTCCTAGACTACCTTTGCTGAACCACATCTCAACTCAAGTTATGATCACTACTACCAAAATGCTCCCTCCTGAGGCCAGCACCGCTCCCGTTCTCAAGCTCGCTGCGTGCGGATTTGTAGGGTTGTTATAGAACCATGTTCCTCCTCCTGGCATGTTAACATTCCCAATTAAACTGGTGCCATTGTTTAACGGGCAACTGTCCAGTCACCCAAAGGTTCGTCAGGTCTCCTCTGCTCTGTGACCGTAAGTGTGTCCATGGGTATCTCACCGTCTGCTTTTGTCTTCACAGCACTGACGGCTCCTTCTTGTAATCCAGCCCCCGAGAGCTATTTCATCCGACTCCCGGCTGACTGTTACCAAAACCGGAGCCAGTCCTTTCTCTACGACGCGGGGCGGTGTCCTGCCGCAGCGTGTGCCGGGGACCAGGAGCCGGAGAGGGAGTGCAGAGATGCGACGACGTTCTGCTGTGGGGTGGTGCAGCTGGAGGACAGGAGCATATCCTGCTCTGGGTACACACTCTCCATCAGGGTGGTGAGGAAGTGTGGGTGCCAGAGGTGCGTAGATATCAAGGCCACCGTGCGTGGCCGCGCAGTAGCGGCTGACAATGGGGAGCCCATGCGCCTCGGGCAGATCTTCATGGGCGGGAGGAAAGTCGGTATGACCGGGTACAAGGGCACCTTCTCAATGGCGGTCCCGACCGACGTCGACAGGTTGGTCCTGACCTTTGTGGATCGTTACCAGAAGTTTGTGAATACCACGAAGGTACTGGCCTTCAACAGGAACGGAGGGTCTGTGTTTCACCAGATTAGACTTCTAAGAAAGAAGCCAGCGATGACGCTAGACTCTTCTGTCAGCAACACCATCAGCCTGGGGGCAAGTGAAAAACGAAAACCCATTGCTGAACTGGAGATCCCAGCCAACTCATTCTACAAGCAGAATGGGTTGGTTTACAGGGGCCTGGTGAAAGCCAGCATCACCTTCCTCGATGCCAGAGACATCTCCATGGCCTCAGCAGCACAGAGTGACCTGGACTTTCTTAGTGAAGAGGGCGATGTTCTGCCCTTGAGGACCTATGGCATGTTTTCTTTGGACTTCACCGACGAAGCTGCATTGAACGATCTCAACGCTGGTCAGGTGAGGGTATTCCTGGACACTGCCCAAGTCCAAATGCCTCAACACTTGGAACTGATGAAGCTGTGGTCTCTCAACCCTGACACTGGCTTCTGGGAAGAAGAGGGGAACTTCACTTTTGCCCAAAGCCGGCGAGGGAGACGCGAGGAGCGAACCTTCCTGGTGGGTAACATGGAGATTCGAGAGCGGCGCCTCTTTAACCTGGACGTCCCCGAGAGCAGGAGGTGCTACGTCAAAGTCCGCACCTTCCAAGGCGACCGCTTCACGGCCGGCAATCAGTTGGGGGGAGCGGTGGTATCGCTCATTAACCTAGAGCCCCTGCCGGGGTTTAGCTCCAATCCCCGGGCCTGGGGACGCTTCGACAGTGTGGTCAGCGGTCCCAACGGGGCCTGTGTGCCTGCTTTCTGTGACGAGCGTCAGCCCCACGCTTACTCCGCCTACGTGACAGCGACCCTCAGGGGAGAGGAGCTCGAGGCCGTGGCTTCCTCCCGCTCCCACTCCCTGACATCCAATATTGGCGTGCAGCAGCCCCTCCTGCAGAAGTTCCAATACAGGAGGTCAGACCATGAGGACCCCAGGGCCAAAAAGACAGCATTCAGGATAAACATGGCCAAGCCCACCCCCAATGTGGCAGAGGAGGTGAATGGTCCCGTTTACCCTTACGAGAAGCTGCGAGAGTGTGAGGAGGCGCCCTTCAGTGCTGCTCATTTCCGCTTCTACAGGGTGGAGGGTGATAGATATGAATACAACACCGTAGCCTTCAACGAAGATGACCCGACGAGTTGGACAGAGGACTACCTGGCCTGGTGGCCGCAGCCCCTTGCGTT from Mobula hypostoma chromosome 13, sMobHyp1.1, whole genome shotgun sequence includes:
- the cilp gene encoding cartilage intermediate layer protein 1; this encodes MDVNWAATLFVFGMICDSSRGHWQWTQWFNIDHPGGRGDLERLDAIQRHYPNKLCPSPVGAQARTTQGVPAALTGEAFHLSSQRGFWCLNKEQLPGKHCSNYAVRFQCPRGPVSAVALGSWSTWSEWGACSAGCEQTGVQTRTRSCPSALPNDRQHHCPGPLQEGRMCTGPPCTVAPRLIISPARSREEEQTAGCGLICSMGRVNAACSRCMCEDHTLLGSVRLQDGAPASGATVHLRGDPDSLLTTCDDNGKFKIPGLCPDGNTAVEIRKPRYGVAVVVLDKGTDKVSIISVKLKRSVKPFIRSQPQSKIRREGQSVTFCCKAVCDPPANKYSWYHNGSLLDEGGAGHGSVLVLHSLQPQHAGQYSCRASSPAGSIKSQPATLTVTALTAPSCNPAPESYFIRLPADCYQNRSQSFLYDAGRCPAAACAGDQEPERECRDATTFCCGVVQLEDRSISCSGYTLSIRVVRKCGCQRCVDIKATVRGRAVAADNGEPMRLGQIFMGGRKVGMTGYKGTFSMAVPTDVDRLVLTFVDRYQKFVNTTKVLAFNRNGGSVFHQIRLLRKKPAMTLDSSVSNTISLGASEKRKPIAELEIPANSFYKQNGLVYRGLVKASITFLDARDISMASAAQSDLDFLSEEGDVLPLRTYGMFSLDFTDEAALNDLNAGQVRVFLDTAQVQMPQHLELMKLWSLNPDTGFWEEEGNFTFAQSRRGRREERTFLVGNMEIRERRLFNLDVPESRRCYVKVRTFQGDRFTAGNQLGGAVVSLINLEPLPGFSSNPRAWGRFDSVVSGPNGACVPAFCDERQPHAYSAYVTATLRGEELEAVASSRSHSLTSNIGVQQPLLQKFQYRRSDHEDPRAKKTAFRINMAKPTPNVAEEVNGPVYPYEKLRECEEAPFSAAHFRFYRVEGDRYEYNTVAFNEDDPTSWTEDYLAWWPQPLAFRACYIKLKLIGTQDITVRSRNLGGTHPRTVGQLYGLRDVRSTRDANQPGVSAACLEFKCSGMLYDQERVDRTLVKIIPQGHCRLENINNMFREYLVNSLPLAVNNDTSQFTMLAPLDPLGHNYGIYTVTDQDAATAKEVALGRCFDGSSDTVSRVMKSNVGVALTFNCADRPAGQQNAFQSLQNFPGQPLVYSQRVGRGKRGRLFSTLRKYMQVPRA